The following proteins are encoded in a genomic region of Pan troglodytes isolate AG18354 chromosome 2, NHGRI_mPanTro3-v2.0_pri, whole genome shotgun sequence:
- the TMPPE gene encoding transmembrane protein with metallophosphoesterase domain produces the protein MAIFRQLSLGAKATLAAVTVFVSMIASRSYLAESLELRAWRWLLRLQLALFVNSLLLIGSLYIWRSTVSNLCHSPAAESTCFQLWKVVVLAFLALAHSSFFTMFFLVAEEPYLFSLAAYSCLGAYIIMLFFLCILSGMEQAYQLLAWRSGRVVGSLDKTRKLVLRPALAVGVTAVLSVAGILNAAQPPAVKTVEVPIHQLPASMNNLKIVLLSDIHLGPTVGRTKMEMFVRMVNVLEPDITVIVGDLSDSEASVLRTAVAPLGQLHSRLGAYFVTGNHEYYTSDVSNWFALLESLHVQPLHNENVKISATRAQRGGGGSGGGSEDEDWICLAGVDDIEADILHYSGHGMDLDKALEGCSPDHTIILLAHQPLAAKRALQARPDINLILSGHTHAGQIFPLNVAAYLLNPFFAGLYQVAQATFVYVSPGTAYYGIPMRLGSRAEITELILQRSP, from the coding sequence ATGGCCATCTTCAGGCAGCTGTCCCTAGGTGCGAAGGCCACCCTGGCTGCTGTCACTGTCTTCGTGTCCATGATCGCCTCCCGCTCGTATCTGGCAGAGAGCCTTGAGCTCAGGGCCTGGCGTTGGCTGCTTCGCTTGCAGCTTGCCCTGTTTGTCAACTCGCTCTTGCTCATTGGCTCCCTCTACATTTGGCGCAGCACAGTGAGCAACCTCTGCCACTCCCCAGCTGCAGAGTCAACCTGTTTTCAGCTTTGGAAGGTGGTGGTTCTGGCATTTCTGGCCCTGGCCCATTCCAGTTTCTTTACCATGTTCTTTTTAGTGGCCGAAGAGCCCTATCTCTTTTCCTTGGCCGCCTACTCCTGCCTGGGTGCTTACATCATCATGCTCTTCTTCCTCTGCATCCTCAGCGGCATGGAGCAGGCCTACCAGCtcttggcctggcgcagtggtaGGGTCGTGGGCAGCCTTGACAAGACAAGGAAGCTCGTGCTCAGGCCTGCCCTGGCAGTGGGAGTGACTGCTGTGCTCAGTGTGGCCGGGATTCTGAATGCCGCACAGCCCCCGGCTGTGAAAACTGTGGAGGTGCCCATCCATCAGCTGCCTGCCTCAATGAACAACCTCAAGATCGTGCTCCTCTCAGACATTCACTTGGGCCCCACAGTGGGCAGGACCAAGATGGAAATGTTTGTGAGGATGGTGAATGTGCTGGAACCAGACATCACGGTGATTGTGGGTGACCTCTCCGACTCAGAAGCCTCGGTCCTGCGGACGGCTGTCGCTCCTCTGGGCCAGCTTCATTCACGTCTCGGTGCCTACTTCGTTACAGGCAATCATGAGTACTACACGTCAGATGTCAGCAACTGGTTTGCACTTCTGGAATCCCTGCATGTCCAGCCTCTTCATAATGAGAATGTGAAGATTTCCGCCACACGGGCCCAacgtggtggtggtggcagtggcggTGGGAGTGAGGATGAGGACTGGATCTGCTTGGCTGGGGTGGACGATATTGAAGCAGACATCCTGCACTACTCTGGCCATGGCATGGATCTTGACAAGGCCCTGGAGGGCTGCAGCCCAGACCACACAATCATCTTGCTAGCTCACCAGCCCCTGGCTGCCAAGAGAGCTCTCCAGGCTCGGCCAGATATTAACCTGATCCTTTCTGGGCACACACATGCTGGGCAGATCTTCCCCTTGAACGTAGCAGCCTATCTCCTGAATCCCTTCTTTGCTGGTCTCTACCAGGTGGCCCAGGCTACATTCGTGTATGTCAGCCCAGGCACAGCCTACTACGGGATACCCATGAGGCTGGGTAGCAGGGCCGAGATCACAGAGCTCATCCTGCAGCGGTCTCCCTGA